The Anaerolineae bacterium genome contains the following window.
GTATATCCAAAGCATTGCCCTTGACCCGACAAACAGTCAAATCATTTATATTGCCGGTTCTGCGGGTGTTTTCCGTTCAGATGATGGCGGCAATAGTTGGGCCAGGCTATGATGAACAATCCATTTGTTTATAACGCTCCGGTTCCCCCTGATAAATTCATTGGGCGCAGCCAGCAGGTCAACCAAATCCTGGACCAATTGGCCAATCCGGCCCGGAGTAGCAGCGCCATTTCCGGCGATCCATGTGTGGGCAAAACCTCATTATTACATTACCTCCGCACGCCCAAAGTGCATGAAGCCTGGGGCCTGTCTTCAAGCTGTTGCCACTTTCTCAAAATAGATGGCCATAGCATTGTGCCCTTTACCGATACCACCTTCTGGCGCAACATTCTCCGTGAATTGGAACAGCCTTTAAGCGGCCATGAAATTCTTGCGCAGCACCTGCAAAGAGCGCTGGCGTTGCCTGTTCTGGAAATGTTTGATTTGAACAGCCTGTTTGACCAAATTGCCCGGGCCGGCCATTTGGTGGTGTTGATGCTGGATGAATTTGAAATCCTGATCAATAGTCTTGACCCGAACTCCCCGAACTTACTTTATCATTTACGGGCGTTGCTTAACCGGCCGGAACGAGGATTAGCCCTGATCGTGGCCAGCCGGAAGCCACTGGAGCAACTGTGCGCAGATTTTAACTTTACCGGCTCGCCGCTTGGCAACAGTTTTGCCACCATTGCCTTGCCTCCCTTTGCCGACGAGGACATAGATAAACTACTTGAGCGCTATCAGGTCAGCTTTTCCGACGCCGAACGAACTTTTTTGCGCCAGACAGCCGGCACGCATCCCTTCTTGGTCCAACTGACCGGGGCGTTTATGCTCCGGGCGCGAGAAGCTCATCACCCTGCGGCAGAAACATCCTTTACCCAACTTGAAGCGGGCCTGGAACGAAGAACAGAGGGCTACTTTTTAGACATCCTGCAACATTGTCGTGAGCCTGAAAAAATGCTTCTTACCTGGCTGGCCCTGGCCCAGTTGACCCAACACCTTCCCCCCGACCTGGTTAGATGGGGGGAATCGTTTCCCACTCTGGGTCGTTATCACCAGGACTTAAACCATCTGCTGGAACGCGGCCTGGTTCAGGATAAGCCGGCAGGGCCGGTTTTGTTTTCCGCCATTTTTGGCCGGTGGGTTTTGCGCCAGCTCCTGGTAACCCCGGGGCGAGAGATATTAGCCGCCTGGCAATCACACCTCGCCGCTTTTTTGTCGCCCGCGCAGCAAAAATTCTTCCAGGAAATCGTCGAGAGTATCATTGAGCATCCGACCGCTATCGCCAAACCCGAATTGTTAATTGATGTACTGGCGCAAAGCAGCCGCAGTCAAACGACGCCTGTACCGGTTAGCTCCACTTCATCCATTCGCTTGGGCGGCCCTATTTCATTTTTCGACGCCCCCAAAAGAGACGTCATCAAACAACTCTATGCTGAAAGCGAACTCAGAGTTGTGCAAGTTCGCCTTGAACAAAGATTTCACGGCGGCTTGAGTGGCGCAGAGGTGATTTTGGCCCAGCCCATTGACGACCGGGGCCGCGCCCTGGCCTACGAAGTGGTCAAAATTGCCCCGGCCACCATGTTGCGCCGGGAACATAGCCGCTACCGGCAATTTATCAGGGGTCGTTTGCCGGCCACCGCGGTCAGATTAGAAAACGGCCCGGTTGAATTGGGCCTGCTGGGCTGCCTGAGTTACGGATTTGCCGGCGACCGGCCCATCGGCGCGATCAAAGATTTGGAAGATTATTACGCCACCCACAGCGCCGAGGCCGTGATTGAAACCCTGAACAGGCTCATGGAAGCCCTGGATGCCCGTTGGTATGGCCAACATGAAACGTTCTCCGTTTCTTTTGCCGAGGAATATGAACAACAATTACCGGCCCATTTAAAATTGCTGGCCGAAAAAATTATTCCCGGCCATATTGACATCCCCGACTCCCACCGGCTCCTGGATGTCGAAACGATCCTGAACGCCCCAGAACGTTTAAAAATAGGCGAGCGAGTGGCCATCGCAGGCTTGCAGGTAAGTCAGGTAATGCCGGATACGGTGAAACTGCACAGCACAGATGATGGAACGATCATTTGGATCCGGGCCAGGGTGACTCTGCCCTACCTGGACCTGCAAGAAAAAGACCAGGTCACTCTTTTGGGGATCATTGAATCTCGCCGTGACGACGTGCTTGCCGCTGCGGCTGCCAGCATTTTGAGCTTCACCCCCGACCTCCGGCGACAACCCGACAACGCGCTGCACCTGACCGGTCTGGATGTCCCCTGCCCCAACCCCCTGGCCATTTACAAACAAATTCTGAAACAGCAGTTGAACGGCCGCAAAACAATTATTCACGGCGACCTGCATCCCGGCAATATTTTGGTTGACGGGTCGGGCCGGGCCTGGTTAATTGATTTTGACCACGTGCGGGAAGGCCACGTTTTATTTGATTTTGTCAGGCTGGAGACCCTGCTGCGCTTGTTCATAATCGGTAATATTCGCCGCTTTAAAAGACAATCCGACCCGCCCATTACCGGCTGGCCGCACAACTTCACCTTGCCCCAATACGTTGCCTTTGAAACGTCGCTGTTGCGGCAAACCCTTAACCAACCCGCGCCCAAAATTGACCATGCCGAGCTGGCCAAAGCGGCGGAAGTGATCATGGTTCTTCGCCGTTCGGCCCAACACTATCTTCGCCATCGTAACGATTGGCGCGAGTATTTTACCGGCCTATTCCTGCAAAATCTGGCCCAACTCAGATTTTACCAGGACGAACCCTGGTTGGGGGCGCTGCCGTTTATCACCGCGGCGGTAGTGGGACGGGAAATTGGTGACTGAAATTTTAAACCTGAATCAAAAACCTGACAGATTTTTGGGACCTGTCAGGTTTGAACCCCCCGGAGTGGCGTAAGATGAAAACTCGTTTGAGCCTGAGTTCTTAAACAATCACTCAGGATTTTGCGAACTTCGTCTGCGGCGCAATACCGCGCCGCACATCACCATAACCAGCAAGATAATTTCTATGCCCCTGCCTGCCCACCTTATCCAGGGACTGAGCGGCTGCTCGCCGGTTTCCGGCAGGTATTTAACTCCACCTGGCGAACTGCCATTGGCTGCCGGGCTGTCAGCTTGGGCAAAAAGGGCAAACAGCGTCAGGTGGTCTACCAAAGCGCACACGCCCGGTTGAAGCAAACCACTCTCCGGCGCGGTGGGCAACGCCTCCCATTGCCCATTGCGGAACACCTGGATAAGGAACCGGGCCGGGTCGTTGTTTATCAGGGCCAACTCAGCCGGAGTATAGCGGAAACAAATCTTAAGGGGCGCGGCAAATTGGGTAACCGGCTGGCCGGCCGCGTCCTTAACGGTTACTTCGGTTGAATGTTGCAGATAACGGAAAGTACCGGGCATAGGTAAAGGTT
Protein-coding sequences here:
- a CDS encoding phosphotransferase; the encoded protein is MMNNPFVYNAPVPPDKFIGRSQQVNQILDQLANPARSSSAISGDPCVGKTSLLHYLRTPKVHEAWGLSSSCCHFLKIDGHSIVPFTDTTFWRNILRELEQPLSGHEILAQHLQRALALPVLEMFDLNSLFDQIARAGHLVVLMLDEFEILINSLDPNSPNLLYHLRALLNRPERGLALIVASRKPLEQLCADFNFTGSPLGNSFATIALPPFADEDIDKLLERYQVSFSDAERTFLRQTAGTHPFLVQLTGAFMLRAREAHHPAAETSFTQLEAGLERRTEGYFLDILQHCREPEKMLLTWLALAQLTQHLPPDLVRWGESFPTLGRYHQDLNHLLERGLVQDKPAGPVLFSAIFGRWVLRQLLVTPGREILAAWQSHLAAFLSPAQQKFFQEIVESIIEHPTAIAKPELLIDVLAQSSRSQTTPVPVSSTSSIRLGGPISFFDAPKRDVIKQLYAESELRVVQVRLEQRFHGGLSGAEVILAQPIDDRGRALAYEVVKIAPATMLRREHSRYRQFIRGRLPATAVRLENGPVELGLLGCLSYGFAGDRPIGAIKDLEDYYATHSAEAVIETLNRLMEALDARWYGQHETFSVSFAEEYEQQLPAHLKLLAEKIIPGHIDIPDSHRLLDVETILNAPERLKIGERVAIAGLQVSQVMPDTVKLHSTDDGTIIWIRARVTLPYLDLQEKDQVTLLGIIESRRDDVLAAAAASILSFTPDLRRQPDNALHLTGLDVPCPNPLAIYKQILKQQLNGRKTIIHGDLHPGNILVDGSGRAWLIDFDHVREGHVLFDFVRLETLLRLFIIGNIRRFKRQSDPPITGWPHNFTLPQYVAFETSLLRQTLNQPAPKIDHAELAKAAEVIMVLRRSAQHYLRHRNDWREYFTGLFLQNLAQLRFYQDEPWLGALPFITAAVVGREIGD